The genomic interval GGAAAAAGCAGTGGAAATCCTGGGGAAATGTGATGACATGTCACCCCTTCAGAGAGTAGCACCCCCAAAAGCATAACTGTTTACCCCCTGTAAATGTAACTATATTATTTGAAGCAATAAATAGTAATAAgaatatcatcgctgtccaattataaacatttatcCCCATCTCCATTTTTAGTctactacattatttgaacacagcatctgtctttcatattgtgaaaaaatgaggaatggatcaatagaaatactccaaaattacttggaataaaatacactcacttccattgaaagttaagatttttttccgtctcctgtaaagttactattttgggagatacatgttatAAATTGGAAAAAgacaatgtggaaaaaaatgtgCTAATTATAGATGCAAGAAATTTGTTTTTAGGTTTTGAAGGATTGCATGTCTCCCTCCATATCCCTCACAGTGGTTTGCTCCACTGCCTCccgttttttttaaagattttgagTTGTTTTCCATGTAGACACtcgcacatgttggtagatgcaGGTTGCTGTTTCTTGGGCATGTTTCTAAATTTATTTGGGCTTGCTATATTTCAATATAATAATCATGTCTGAATGCCAAAATTAGGACTTTTATGCTAAGACATTAATGATAAGATTTTCTTTTTGTCTCCTCATGAAGCCCCTCCTGAATCAATTGAAACTCTTACTGGACAGACTGAAGGTCCTACTGCACCAACCGAACCTCCTACTGAGCCGAACAATGGTCCAACTGGACAGACTGAACCTCCTACTGGACCAACCGATGCTCCTACTGGACCAACCGAAGCTCCTACTGGACCAACTGAAGCTCCTACTGGACCGCCTGAACCTCCTACTGGACCGACTGATGCCCCTACTGGGCCGACCAACGCTCCTACTAAACCGACCGAAGCTCCTACTGGACCAACTGGAGCTTCTACTGGGCCAACTCGTGCCCCCACTGGGCCGACCAACGTTCCTACTGGACCAACCGAAGTTCCTACTGGACCAACTGAAGCCCCCACTGGATCGACCAACGCTTCTACTGGACCAACCAATGGTCCTACTGGACAGACTGAACCTCCTACTGGACCAACCGACACTCTTAGTAGACCGACTGAAGCTCCTACTGGACCAACGGAAGCTCTTACTGGACCAACCGATGCTCCTACTAAACCGACCCAAGCTCCTACTAGACCGACTGAACCTCCTACGGGACCGACCGACGCTCCTACTAGACCAACTGAAGCTCCTACTAAACCGACTGAAGCTCCTACTGGACCAACTGAAGCTCCTATTGGACCAACTGATCCTCCTACTGGACCAACGGAAGCTCCTACTGGACCAACTGTAGCTCCTACTGGGCCGACCGGCGCTCCTACTGGACCGACTGAACCTCTTACTGGACCGACTGATGCCCCTACTGGACCAACCGACGCTCCTACTGGACCAACCAATGGTCCTATTGGACAGACTGAACCTCCTACTGGACCAACCGATGGTCCTACTGGACCAACGGAAGCTCCAACTGGACCAACTGAACCTCCTACTGGACCAACCGATACTCCTACTAAACCGACCCAAGCTCCTACTGGACCGACCGAACCTCCTACTGGACCGTCTGACGCTCCTACTAGACCAACTGAAGCTCCAACTAAACCGACTGAAGCTCCAACTAAACCGACTGAAGCTCCAACTAAACAGACTGAAGCTCCTACTAAACCGACTGAAGCTCCTACTGGACCAACTGAAGCTCCTATTCGACCAACTGATCCTCCTACTGGACCAACTGAACCTCCTACTGGGCCGACCGATGCTCCTACTATACCGACTGAAGCTCCTACTGGACCAACTGGAGCTCCTACTGGACCAACTGAAGCACCTACTGGACCAACGGAAGCTCCTACTGGACCAACCGACGCTCCTACTAAACCGACCCAAGCACCTACTGGATCGACCGAACCTCCTACTGGACCAACCGATGCTCCTACTAGACCAACTGAAGCTCCTACTAAACCGACTGAAGCTCCTACTGGACCAACTGAAGCTCCTATTGGACCAACTGAAGCTCCTATTGGACCAACTGATCCTCCTACTGGACCAACGGAAGCTCCTACTGGACCAACTGTAGCTCCTACTGGGCCGACTGACGCTCCTACTGGACTGACTGAACCTCATACTGGACCGACTGATGCCCCTACTGGACCAACCAATGGTCCTACTGGACAGACTGAACCTCCTACTGGACCAACCGATAGTTCTACTGGACCAATCGATGGTTCTACAGGAGCAACTCAAGCTCCTACTGGACCAACTGAAGCTCCTACTGGGCCGACCGACGCTCTTACTATACTGACTGAAGCTCCTACTGGACCAACTGGAGCTCCTACTGGACCAACTGTAGCTCCTACTGGGCCGACTGACGCTCCTACTGGACCGACTGAACCTCATACTGGACCGACTGATGCCCCTACTGGACCAACCAATGGTCCTACTGGACAGACTGAACCTCCTACTGGACCAACCGATGGTTCTACTGGACCAATCGATGGTTCTACAGGACCAACTGAAGCTCCTACTGGACCAACTGGAGCTCCTACTGGACCAACTGTAGCTCCTACTGGGCCGACCGGTGCTCCTACTGGACCGACTGAACCTCCTACTGGACCGACTGATGCCCCTACTGGACCGACCAATGCTCCTACTGGACCAACCAATGGTCCTACTGGACAGACTGAACCTCCTACTGAACCAACTGATGGTCCTACTGGACCAACCGAAGCTCCAACTGGACCAACTGAACCTCCTACTGGGCCGACCAACGCTCCTACTATATCGACTGAAGCTCCTACTGGACCAACTGGAGCTCCTACTGGACCAACTGAAGCACCTACTGAACCAACGGAAGCTCCTACTGGACCGACCGAACCTCCTACTGGACCGACCGAACCTCCTACTGGACCATCTGACGCTCCTACTAGACCAACTGAAGTTCCTACTAAACCGACTGAAGCTCCTACTGGACCAACTGAAGCTCCTACTAGACCGACTAATGCTCCTACTGGACCAACGGAAGCTCCTACTAGACCAACTGACGCTACTACTGGACCGACCGAAGCTCCTACTGGACCAACTGAACCTCCTACTGGGCCGACCGAAGCTCCTACTGGACAAACTGAACCTCCTACTGGACCGACCGATGCTTCTACTGGACCAACTGAACCTGCTACTGGGCCGACCGAAGCTCCTACTGGACCAACTGAACCTCCTACTGTACCGACCGATGCTCCTACTGGACCGACTGACGCTCCTACTGGACCAACGGAAGCTCCTACTGGACCAACTGACGCTCCTACTGGACCGACCGAAGCTCCTACTGGACCGACTGAACCTCCTACTGGACCGACTGATGCCCCTACTGGACCGACCGACGCTCCTACTGGACCAACCAATGGTCCTACTGGACAGACTGAACCTCCTACTGAACCAACCGATGGTCCTACTGGACCAACTGAAGCACCTACAGGACCAACAGAAGCTCCTACTGGACCAACCGACGCTCCTACTAAACCGACCCAAGCTCCTACTGGACCGACCGAACCTCCTACAGGACCGACTGATGCTCCTACTAGACCAACTGAAGCTCCTACTAAACCGACTGAAGCTCCTATTGGACCAACTGATCCTCCTACTGGACCAACGGAAACTCCTACTGGTCCAACCAATGGTCCTACTGGACATACTGAACCTCCTAGTGAACCAACCAATGGTCCTACTGGACCAACCGAAGCTCCTACTGGACCAACTGAACCTCCTACTGGGCCGACCAACGCTCCTACTGGACCGACTGAAGCTCCTACTGGACCAACTGGAGCTCCTACTGGACCAACTGAAGCACCTACTGGACCAACGGAAGCTCCTACTGGACCAACCGACGCTCCTACTAAACCAACCGAAGCTCCCACTGGACCAACTGATGCCCCTACTGGACCGACCGACGCTCCTACTGGACCAACCAATGGTCCTACTGGACAGACTGAACCTCCTACTGAACCAACCAATGGTCCTACTGGACCAACCGAAGCTCCTACTAGACCAACTGAACCTCCTACTGGGCCAACCGACGCTCCTTCTATACCGACTGAAGCTCCTACTGGACCAACTGAAGCACCTACTGGACCAACGGAGGATCCTACTGGGCCAACCGACGCTCCTACTGGACCGACTGAACCTCCTACTGGACCAACTGATGCCCCTACTGGACCGACCGACGCTCCTACTGGACCAACCAATGGTCCTACTGGACAGACTGAACCTCCTACTGAACCAACCGATGGTCCTACTGGACCAACCGAAGCTCCTACTGGACCAACTGAACCCCATACTGGGCCGACCGACGCTCCTACTGGACCAACTGAACCCCCTACTGGGCCGACCGACGCTCCTACTATACCGACTGAAGCTCCTACTGGACCAACTGGAGCTCCTACTGGACCAACTGACGCTCCTACTAAACCAACCGAAGCTCCTACTGGACCGACCAATGCTTCTATTGGACCAACAGGACAGACAGAAAGTCCTAAGCCAGGTAATGTTACACCAGGCCCTTATTTTTCAGGTCTTAGAGAAATGGCTGCTACAATAACTTTAGTGATGAGACACCCTGTATGCTGCAGTGCTATATAGATACTTTAGTTATAACTTTAAGCATAGAGTTGACTTATGTGTTTAATTCATTCTGTGACTGAGCTCATAACTCAATTTGCTTGTATACCAAATTAAATTTCCCAATTCAAATTaattgaaatgctattaatctTTTCCAGCCCctcaaaaaccacaacaattttttgttacgTGTTTCTAAATaagaaaaattcattcattcattcattcattcattatctgtaacctcttatccagttcaggttcacagagcctacccagaatcactgggcgcaaggtaggaacacaccctggagggggcgccagtcaaataagaaaaatacaatacaaataagaaaaatgtactttataaataacaaataatgtataaaaataatattacataatataagagaatgtaaagaaataaactggttctattaagtgtacttaccttgaagatcagacaaagatgatggaggtggaggagattaGTGTAGGAGgttgggggagtttttcttttcGTGCTTTATTGATTAACTTACCTAACTTGCTACACACTTAAtctacaatgctacaaaaacagCAATACCATAGAAATGCTTGCACAGCAAGATAACTaagtgaacagaacactcgCTGTTAGCGAGTGAACACACCTAGTGGCGGGTGGCATAAGCTCGCTcagaaaaatctcagaaaattcataagtcaaggtttcactgtatttaATTTAGATTTGATAATGACAACGTTCGTTTGAAAAAGATGATACTATCCCTACATTTCATTCtttgttataataaaaataatcactgGAGTGGGCTCTGATGAATGCTCTAATGATGAATTTCGATTAGGAAGAGacaacatttttggaaaaaaGACACTGCATTTGTTAAAAATGAGGTAATCAATGAGAAATAAGATTTTCTATAAACCTGGGAAAATGTTTGTTACTGTAAGGATGGTTTCAATACTGATAGTCTCATGCAAGATGTCAAAGTCTCAATCCATTATATTTCCAGAAATGAAATCAGCATCTCTTAAAATTTCACAGATTCATTGTATCAGTTGAGCCAGAATGCTAATATGTTTAGTTATTACTGTTACTGTTTTTACTCATTGATCCAATGCTGGATTTATTTAGAGTCTGTTTTGtgataatgttattattattaatgtggtATTgcccttatttttttatttaagtaatATTTGTCATCCCTGAACCCCACAAAGACTATTATTGTCACTACCCCGTCAGATTCAGCAGAAATGCGAAACATTGTAATAGTGAGCTGGATTATGGAAAATCATTTAAactacattatttaaaactgaaacttattattttttatatatatattaatgcatTTTGACAGGTCCCTGTGATTCAAACCCTTGCcccagagacagtgtgtgtgaggagcttATTGAcagctttgtctgtgtgtgtcagccTGGACTGTTCTACAACAGTGCGTTGAAAATCTGCACCCTCTGTACGtacagttttatttcatacatttatgtCTGACTCAAAGTGCaggatattttttatataaaatgcaatcttatctttttttataaatttattatttatcagaTGCAGcatctgaaaaacaaatcacattACATGGCAAAAATTTGTAATCacagtcctgttttttttttcagcaaagaCTTTCACCAGCACTCTAACAATACAGCAAGAATTTGATCCTAGAATGGCAGACAAGAACTCAGAAGTATTTAAAGCTACAGCAGATACAATTGTTCAAGCGGTAAGGACTTATTTAGTTTAACATTTGCATAAttagtttattttaatgaatatgTGTACTAAATTGTCAAAATTAGACAAAATTAATGAGTAAATATTGGTTTCTCTGTATTTAAATCACAGCTCAATATGTCTTTCCAAAATCAATCAGGATATATGGGATCTAGAGTTTTAAGTTTAAGGTAGGTATAAATCACAAATTTTAtactaaatgttaaaaatgacatattaaacaccttttccacaagtcaacacagttccctggggtcttagTGAAACATCTGTCATATGTTTTGGTCAAAATTCCACAAGGATCTAACAGCACAGTACAATTCTCAGACTGACTAAACTGTCCTGTACATAATGACctgtttcagtgcctgttcctttgaATGATAATAAGCCACACAAGCTTCTAAGCAAGGCACACAGAAGTTtttgttttagctgttttaGCTTTGTTATTACAGTTGTTATTACAGTTTTTTCTCAGATCTCTAGCTTGACCAATCGTGCAATTTTTGTCTGACttataaatatgattaaaaacatagaattatatatatatattacactctAAAATGCAGActgtattataaagtgttactgaaaaataataatacattttgatttatATGAAAAACTTCATTGACACACAACTGAAACACAGGACAATTGTAcaaaatgataatgatgatgatgtaagATCTTTGGTATTTGTACAAAATAAAGATGAATGTCTTTTATGATTCTTATAAATGACTAGATGTTGAAGttgaatattttgttttaaaaattcaatTCTGATCTGAGAAGCACTGTACATTATCTTAGCTTTTGTTCCTTTATGTCATATGAAATTATGATTGTTTGAGGCATGTGGGTATGTGGTAGTATATCAGTGAATAGAAATTAAGGGTTTAATTACAGAGACTATTTTTATGATCTTCACCAGCTGTGGGCCACATTAATGAACGTGTATATATGCAATATAAATTGTCCTGAAATTTATAAGGGAAATTTAATTCTCATTACTTCTCTGTTTATCCATTGCACAGTAAAGGGAGTGTGATCGCAGATGTGGACAACATCTTTAACGTTCAGTCAAATGTCACTGATAAGGATGTTGGTGAAGTGTTAAAAAGTGCAACTCAGGGAGACAGTGGAATTCTTGCTGGAGCCGAAGTTAATGGTATCTCCTCATCTCATTCTCTTTTCAGCTCACAATTGTTCGAAGAAATTAACTCATAGTTGATTAATTATCCTGCATGAGAATTGCTGACTATACAGAGGATAATGCTGATTAAACTGTGGAGCAATGGCCTGCTCAGACTTTGGTAAATGTGGGGCTGAAATGGTTCAAAAGAGTATTTTATGGGCCTCACTTTAACAATGTagcattattattgttattattattttacattttttagggGCTTTTTCGAAGCATGCTGTTACCCTGTTATTAATCTCACCCATCTGATCCTTTTACAGATTTAGACGGCTGCACTAGGGGATTCTGTGATCAGAGAACCACAAATTGCATTCATGTAAATGGGTTTTCTGAGTGCACTTGCAAAGATGGATATGTGACAATAAAGGGGATATCACAGTCATGCAATGgtaagtttgtttttttatctttgtCTAAATGTGCTTGAGAAAGTATTTCAGTACATTATGCTTGGAGTCCTCTGTATTACAGTTTCATGAAGGTGCAACAGGTAATATCACaggtgttgtgggttcaaatccaaCAGCAGGTCACTGTTTGTAAacagttctccctgtgtctctgtgggtgtctttgggtgctcctgtttcttctcacaatccaaaaacacacattggtaggtggattggccattcaaaagtgtccatatgtgggTGTGTGAAGCCCTGCCCTGTGATGATACTCTGTTCAGGTTGAGTTTCTGCCATGTGTCCAGTGATTATGGGTAGGCTtcagaacaggatgaagtgtttacagaatagaaaagaatgtatgaatgaatgttgctcTGAATTGGGATTGCTTTCTCTCATCTCACTCTAGCTTGTCCCAGCGGTCAAAGAAAAGTGGATTCAGATAATTGTGAGAAGTGAGTACTTGTCTGTGTACTGTATACTAATGAACATAATGAACTTTGAATATATTTGATATAATGCAAATAGAAATCACAAAATGATATCTTTTACCTTTTTGTGATAAATACTGCTACTCAGTGTATATTAAAACTTATGTAACCCTTTATTTTTCAGCTGTCCTTTTGGTTATTCTGGTTTCAACTGTAATGAATGTAAGTAACATTAACAATTATGTGCTCTATAAATTTCTAAAAGACTAAATTCTCACAGCTATGAAAAATTTAGCATTTGTTTCTATGTAGTTATAAGTCTGAGGGTATAATGTTATTCTTTTACCATTTGGGATTGTAAAAGGTTAATaggaaatataatttaatatgacacgtggaatatttaaaaaattatgtgTTTTACAATATGATTTTAGTAATACTAAAATCTCTGTATGTATGTCTGGTCTCTTTATAGCATATCTCTTGGCTGTGGTCatcgtctcttgtgttttggGAGCTCTGTTACTTGCA from Hoplias malabaricus isolate fHopMal1 chromosome 3, fHopMal1.hap1, whole genome shotgun sequence carries:
- the LOC136691369 gene encoding mucin-2-like; the encoded protein is MVFMKQLFILCLLATAAAGSGAGSAPPESIETLTGQTEGPTAPTEPPTEPNNGPTGQTEPPTGPTDAPTGPTEAPTGPTEAPTGPPEPPTGPTDAPTGPTNAPTKPTEAPTGPTGASTGPTRAPTGPTNVPTGPTEVPTGPTEAPTGSTNASTGPTNGPTGQTEPPTGPTDTLSRPTEAPTGPTEALTGPTDAPTKPTQAPTRPTEPPTGPTDAPTRPTEAPTKPTEAPTGPTEAPIGPTDPPTGPTEAPTGPTVAPTGPTGAPTGPTEPLTGPTDAPTGPTDAPTGPTNGPIGQTEPPTGPTDGPTGPTEAPTGPTEPPTGPTDTPTKPTQAPTGPTEPPTGPSDAPTRPTEAPTKPTEAPTKPTEAPTKQTEAPTKPTEAPTGPTEAPIRPTDPPTGPTEPPTGPTDAPTIPTEAPTGPTGAPTGPTEAPTGPTEAPTGPTDAPTKPTQAPTGSTEPPTGPTDAPTRPTEAPTKPTEAPTGPTEAPIGPTEAPIGPTDPPTGPTEAPTGPTVAPTGPTDAPTGLTEPHTGPTDAPTGPTNGPTGQTEPPTGPTDSSTGPIDGSTGATQAPTGPTEAPTGPTDALTILTEAPTGPTGAPTGPTVAPTGPTDAPTGPTEPHTGPTDAPTGPTNGPTGQTEPPTGPTDGSTGPIDGSTGPTEAPTGPTGAPTGPTVAPTGPTGAPTGPTEPPTGPTDAPTGPTNAPTGPTNGPTGQTEPPTEPTDGPTGPTEAPTGPTEPPTGPTNAPTISTEAPTGPTGAPTGPTEAPTEPTEAPTGPTEPPTGPTEPPTGPSDAPTRPTEVPTKPTEAPTGPTEAPTRPTNAPTGPTEAPTRPTDATTGPTEAPTGPTEPPTGPTEAPTGQTEPPTGPTDASTGPTEPATGPTEAPTGPTEPPTVPTDAPTGPTDAPTGPTEAPTGPTDAPTGPTEAPTGPTEPPTGPTDAPTGPTDAPTGPTNGPTGQTEPPTEPTDGPTGPTEAPTGPTEAPTGPTDAPTKPTQAPTGPTEPPTGPTDAPTRPTEAPTKPTEAPIGPTDPPTGPTETPTGPTNGPTGHTEPPSEPTNGPTGPTEAPTGPTEPPTGPTNAPTGPTEAPTGPTGAPTGPTEAPTGPTEAPTGPTDAPTKPTEAPTGPTDAPTGPTDAPTGPTNGPTGQTEPPTEPTNGPTGPTEAPTRPTEPPTGPTDAPSIPTEAPTGPTEAPTGPTEDPTGPTDAPTGPTEPPTGPTDAPTGPTDAPTGPTNGPTGQTEPPTEPTDGPTGPTEAPTGPTEPHTGPTDAPTGPTEPPTGPTDAPTIPTEAPTGPTGAPTGPTDAPTKPTEAPTGPTNASIGPTGQTESPKPGPCDSNPCPRDSVCEELIDSFVCVCQPGLFYNSALKICTLCTKGSVIADVDNIFNVQSNVTDKDVGEVLKSATQGDSGILAGAEVNACPSGQRKVDSDNCENCPFGYSGFNCNESYLLAVVIVSCVLGALLLALLVAFIVVNTRSPQKGTKCSDDNRASSNMEISKPTGNFQLPRAKVNSGWESDNLELTASGSTHALVTKGQPERLKLEKYSDVYIDETRSYQSQPPSRSGYGYGNGYGYGYGKGNGLANGYRNDYGNRNEYENGYENGLRAVSSGSRGTSNPYYEPDNYTNYRY